In Lycium barbarum isolate Lr01 chromosome 9, ASM1917538v2, whole genome shotgun sequence, the DNA window atattCTGGTCATAAAGAGTGTCACGACTTAAACTGTCAAAAGATACGAAAGTAAAGAAGATTAACAATTATTCAACTCATATGttcgagaaaaaaaaaaacaaatgaagCATGCACATATACAACTTAAAAACTAGAGAAGAATGATGATATGAATTGTCTACCTTACGAATGAGCAAAATGTGGAGGAAAAAATAGTTCGGCTGAAGGCACAACTGCAAGCAAAGAAACGTAACTCCCATACATAAAGCCtgaaacataaaataaaaaaaaaaaaaaaatatatatatatatatatatatatatatatatatatatatatatatatatatatatatactaaacaAAGTGAACTTGAAAAAGAGGCACAATTATGGATAAAAGTAGGAGCAACCAATATTATATATCATATAATTATGGACGTGATATGCATTTATATGCATTAATTCTCACGTTTAATTAGGAAGACAAAACAACTCTTTAGTCTAGTCAAACAAAAAATTGTACTCAACTTAGAACTTTTTAGgcacaaaataaaaaagaattgaGTCATGGCAATGACACATGAACGGATATTAGTATGTACTATTAAATGGGAGATTAAAGTGGTTGTTGACCCATGAATGACAAATGACCAAAAATCAATAAGAAGATGAAAACGCATGGGTATTATATGTTTTAATTGCTTAGTTTAATTAGAGAATAAAAATGATTATGGTTGTGGAAAAACTTAATTAAGAATTGACATTAATGAGACTAATTATTCAGAAAAAAGCACATTTTCTCTCTTCCgtattgttgttgtagccttaCTTCTTTTTTCTAATGCTCATTCCATTCAAATTAAATAGCCTATAAAATGAGGAAAGGAAGTAACCTTTTTTATAATCAAGGGTAATTTAATGTGAGTTATGAAGTAATTAAGAGAAAGAAGTTATAACGATGAAGAGGTGTGAGTCATGGAgatgattttttaaaataaaataatttaaaaaaaatgaagaaaaggcaaaaaaaaaaaaaaaaaaaaaaaaaaaataggatccTTGGCCAAAGAGAAATGTCACATCATTCTTTTATTGCCTAGCTTTATAGTAATATATATTGATTAGTATACATTCACCACATTTTATTCTTAACTATGGCAAATTAATATGATTTGATGCAAACATCACGTGAAAACTTTTTCTCTGGCACCATTTACCCCATAATATTCCACAAGACTTGAATATTTAGTCTATCTTGATAATTTGCCGACTTTTTCTTATCTCTGTTggaccgactaaattggtttttCTACGTTTATTTCTTCTCCTATTAATAGCACTTTCTTGGGCGTTACTTCTCATCATATCTCAACGTCTTTAGTTTCCCAAGTCATCCTTAGAGAAGTCATCAAGAAACATCTTCTCATAAGACTCCAAGGAATTTATCATTTCACCTGCTGTCTTTGAAAAGTCATTGGAGAAAATTAACATATCCTGATGCAAAAATAAGGAACATCCATCCGGCTACCTGGTCTAAATGACCAATTAACATCCTCGTTGCCGTGTTGAATTCTACAATGATATACAGTTAATACTTCCAAATCTTAACCTCACTTTATTCTATTTTCATTCTAGATACATAGCATCAATCACTCTGCCAAATTCTTGGTTGTTTTCACATGTGATAGTCGTTTTCACATATATTGTAGTATAGATCATCACGGTAGACACAGGCGTATAGATCATACATTTGATAAGTTCAATTGAATCCATCATTTTTTACACGGAATGCAGGTGAAAAATCACTAATATGACAAAATATTAAACTCTaaactcaattttttttaaaatgcaatgGTTCAATGGTAGTGGTCAGGATCTTAAAAGCTGAACCAATCAAGCTAGAATCCTAGATTTATTGTCGATAGATTAATAAAACTCCATCAGTTATCAATGATCAAGTCCCAATGTTCTAGCTAGAAATCAGGATCTGCACCAGCAGTCTTTACGAGCAGGGACATTGAGGTGCTTATGGACCAATAGAGCATTGCTTTTCAAGGACAAGGGCTTGGAAACCTCAAGTGGACCTTGTTAATCTCAGTAATTATCTCCGGATCGAGGTTGACCTTACACGCATCAAGAACCTCTTCAAGCTGCCAAAATTTTGTGGCTCCAAAGACAACACTAGCCACGAGAGGGTGTCTCATAATGAAGGCTGGCCAAACAATTCAAAGTCAAAAGAAAAATAGAAGTAGTATATGTTTTGGTGACCAAATGAAAAGTCAAAATCTGAAAGTAAACTCAGCAACACAAGAAGCATGTCGCAGACTTGACAAATGACTATCATGCTTAATATTTCAGTTTCAGACTATTAGCAAATAACTATAAAGGATTATCTATGATCAGCAGTGGATACGAACTAGAATAGGAATTCGGAAGAAGATTGGTCATACCAATTGCAAGAGACACCGGATGAATACCATATCTGTCTGCTATCTCTAGGTATGACTGCAAAATGAGTGAAACTCATGATCACAAAGGTAAAAGGCAATTACACTTAAAACTAAAAGAAATGATATATTGAAGAAAATAGCAAACAACAGCAACAGACATTAGCGGACATATTTTACAGTCTTAGAGAGAAAATGTATTCAACAGCTTGCATAAAAGAAACTATATCATACCCATGAGAAAATTTGTTTATTGCAGAAGAGAGTCCTTTTCTTTTGAAGGATTCCTAGAGGTTTGGGTTTTATATGTTAAGCAGAAAATGGACAAAAAGATATTGCATCCCACACACACAAAATATTAAATAGAGTGTCATTTTTGTATAAATAAGCAGTGCTCATTCTCCGCCAGAAAAGTTGTGTATTTCTTGACCAGTATAAATTTGAGTATTGGAAAATGATAAAGACAGCTTTAGAAAGAGGAATTTCCTTACTTTGGCAGCATATAAAACATTAGATTTTGACAGGTCGTATCTGGACTCCCCTTCCTTGTATCTCCCTACCAGAAGTTTGAGATTAGTAGAATGAGAAAATCTACCGGCATCAGTTAGATATTCCAACGAAATTGGCAACCAATCTGACCTTTAAACAGATTTAAACGAGCATCAGATGGACCTCCATCTTCGGCAAAGTACTTTCCAGAAAGTATGCCCATGGCCAGAGGGCTGTAGGCCAACAAGCTTATCCTAGAGATGTTCAGCAATAAGTAAGCAAAGAGGTCATTACCAGCAACAGTAAATTCCACAAatacttcaattaattaaaagATGAACATCATCTTTGTCAGCAAGTTCACAACAACTGGGCAACCGAAATCTTTATAAATATGCTAATATCAAACAATGATGAAAAGTAGCAAAAGAAATCATGGTCAAGATTGCTGGTCAACTGGCCACAAAGATAACTGAAACAAGTCAAGTGAGCTCCAATAATCGTAATCATATAGTTAAAAATAATGATGCCTTTGCAGGAAAACAACCAGATAAAATGAAATGCCAGTATCACTAAAATAAAAGGCTTTTACTGTAGCTATAGCAGATGTTAAACCGTCCTAACACGGTTGGAGCAAAATTGAAGAGTTACTAGATGATACTTGAACAGTCCGAATGTTAAAAGCGATTGCTGAGATCAACAGATTAACATTGTGCTTTTCTGACACATTCTGTTTAGTTTCTTATGACCTTGTCAACAAATTTAGGGCCAGTATCCCCTTAATAGAGTCGTCCATGCTTTGCAAACAGTAACAAAGTTCCCAATGCACCCTAAATCTTCAGCATGCATCCTACATGTGATAAAACTGTATAGAAACCTGTGCAAATGAGACTAGCATAATTTTTATTGATAAAGTGATATTTTACTGATGTTTTAGGGTAAGAAACCCCATAAGCAAGTAGTATACCAAAGATAAAAAACCTACAGAAAAATATGGTTCTCTACAGAAGACATCCAATCATCTAAACAACCAGAGATCTTGTGGGTGCACCAAACCTAATCAAGAACAAAGAGATGTCCTAATCTGCTCAAAATCATATTACACCCTTTCAAATGCTCTTCTGTTCCTTCCCTCCAAAGCACCCACATAAGTACTAGTGGGGCTACATCCAAGCTCTATATTAACTTCTTCTTCTCCTAAACATGCAGCTATGCCTCACCCCCTCCCTTGTCTCAGGCGTTGCGCATTGTACACCCCCATTATATATGACAAGAGTGCTGTGTGTTTCTAGGACAACAATCAAGACTGCACTTATTCCCACTCCTAGATGAATCATTTGCACAAATGGATGTTATAGTACAGAAAGCAACACAACGTACCCACTCTGATCAGGAAAAAAACCGGAAGAAACACCGCGTACCCATAAAAATGCCTACCCCAAAGTTGTCCACACAATCCAAGGATTACCTCTCGTTGTGACAGCATTCAGCCATAGCTAAATCAAAATTTCGACATAGCAAGTTGTATGCATTCTGAAACAAAAGAAGCCGAATCAAGCTTTATCTTATACTAGTGAAGAACCAATATTTGAAGGAAGCAAAGACAAAGAAGTCTCAACATTAAAGCAGGATTGAGCCATAAAACACCTGAACAGATACTATTTGAAGATTCCCAGCTCTACTTTTGGCAACTTCTTGGAACTTCATAATGCCATATGGTGTTTCGTTACTAAGGCCAATGTATCTGATCTAAAGAGAATAATTTGAACCACCAATAGAAAATAGTCACCAAATTTATGAAGTTAACATCTCAGCCTTCACGAGGAAAAGTAATTTGTGAAGTTAACATCTTTGCTGTCATGACTGACCTTGCCGGCATCAACAGCTCTTTCTAGAGCATCAAGTTGTTCCTCGAAACTGACTGACGTATAATGTCGTAGGGGATCATAGTCAGTTTCTCCAAACATAGGAACATAGCTGCCAGAAAGTATAAAATGGCGAACATGAGATTGGGCGTTGACAGGTGAAGAAGCAAATGTCGTAAGATATCTGTTTAAATTTTGAAAAGCAATCTTTTTGAGTAATTACATCTGTGAGAAAACAAAGCCACAAAATGTAGGATTTATCTACAAACCGATCAGGCCAGTGAATTTGATACAAGTCAATGTAGTCTGTCTTTACACGCAACAGGCTGCATCAAATCAATAAAGGTACCTCATCAGAAGCAGTCAAAAATATATATCTACCAGATGGAGGCCATCTTCAGAAACAAGCTTTTATTGTCAAAATAATGCCGCTAATGCAGTCAAACAGAAATTGAATGGACAAAGTAAAGGTAACAAAACCAAAAACAATAATTTACTCAAACCTATTGTCAATAGCCTCAGTTATGTTTTGAGCATCCAAGCTTTCTGGTCCATTTCGAATCCAACACATTTGTCCAGATGGTCCACTGACCTATAACAATATAGTTGTTTAAGATATCAAAATGCTAGTGCAGTTGGAATAAGATCCAAGCTCCAAACAAGAAAAAACGAAGAAAAGGAGTTATACCAATAACTACATGCTAGGAAGAAAATAAGTAAATtcagaaagaaaagaaataaaaatctCTTACAGCCAACAGCTATAAGTTTTACTCATTACGACTCCAGAAAATTGCGAATGCATCTCATAATGTTATCTTTTTCTAATGGAAACCAAGTACTCAATAATGCCTCATGGACTACACATAGGAAAGAACTGCTAATTGCTTGCAGAATCAACTATTTGTCACATTTTAGTACCATAAATAACCAGGCATATACTGGAAAATATAGCCTTTTCAGCCTAATTCTCCTAACTAGTCCTCCACATCATTACACAGCA includes these proteins:
- the LOC132610763 gene encoding uncharacterized protein LOC132610763 translates to MAFAVPVFNLAPDLTVSKLSLGTMTFGEQNTLAESFQLLDKAFNSGINFFDSAEMYPVPQRAETHGRSEEYFGRWIRERKVPRDSVVFATKVSGPSGQMCWIRNGPESLDAQNITEAIDNSLLRVKTDYIDLYQIHWPDRYVPMFGETDYDPLRHYTSVSFEEQLDALERAVDAGKIRYIGLSNETPYGIMKFQEVAKSRAGNLQIVSVQNAYNLLCRNFDLAMAECCHNERISLLAYSPLAMGILSGKYFAEDGGPSDARLNLFKGRYKEGESRYDLSKSNVLYAAKSYLEIADRYGIHPVSLAIAFIMRHPLVASVVFGATKFWQLEEVLDACKVNLDPEIITEINKVHLRFPSPCP